GCACGTGCATTTTCCATTAGCATCCAAACAATGCATTAACTTGAATGTTTGATTTATGTTAGGCTccacattaattttttaataatgtaattagTGATAACTCCAAGAGTAAAGACGTTACTCACATTCATTAAAGTATATTCTGTATCtctaaaaaagtaaaaggttGAGAGTGATGGGAGTTTGAAATTTTCAGAGCAAAAAGATTGGAGAGAGATGGCACGAGCATCAATGGATGCTACGCTATCTTATTAGAAAGGAGTGGTACTTGTGAAAGCCATTGTTCCGTTGTATTGTATCTATAGTAGGGTCCGGTAGAATCGACTCATCCCTCGTCTATTTATAAATACGTAAACTTCATTAAATCGGTTTTAGAATTGTTGCTAGTCTGATGCTCATAATTCTGCCCTAATTCTTTGGATCTGAGATTGACTTTCTTATTCATTTCTAAGTTACAATTTTATTCACTAATTCAAACTTCACGAATTTATCTTCTTGGATCCGCCATTGACATGGATAGACTATGACTCTTCATATACTTGTCATGGCTTGCTTCACTATTACATGCTAGTAGGATTGTCGGTCATTGTTTTTGGTTTCGATCAAAGTGGAACTGTAACTAGATTAAAGGTCCTATATGTCATTTTGGTTTTGAACTATAAATCAATGTTTTTGGCCCACTTTTGACGatttttttgatattgtgCCAAAATCGTCAGTTTCTTGATATTAGACGGAGACCACCAATTAATTGTCATTTCACGGttcaaaattgttaaaatcGAAACTAGACTAGTAGATCCGATATGTTGATTTTGATTCATCCAAAATGCACGTGTTAcgattcaaaaatcaaaattgatagTCCGATCAAAACCTAACAACCCTCTATGCTAGCCTCAAGCTTTGATACACCAGCATTTCTACGTGCtattaattgttgatgaaCAAGTTTCTTGAGTTGGAAATCTCTTATCtagtatatttaaatgatgATAGTATGGGCATGAGGGAAGATTTATTCACCTTAACCTAGATCCATCACACCGACAtatatctttcatttttaatggcaATTATATACAAGtttcttatatttcttttcctagctctaaaattgaaaaatgagaacATCCTTACATCCCCTAAAATGGTCCATCTATTCCTAGTAGCCTCACACTACACCATCTTTCTCCTAAAAGGCAAAATCCAACATATCACCTGTGGCCTAGGTATCTATACAACTTTTACCCTTTCCTCAATTAATACTATCAATCTAGACTATTGATTATGGTGTGCTACTATATCTTCATATATTTGAACACCCAACTAAGTTATTGTATTCTAGTCCAACGTTGGAGAAAATTGTTACGAGTCTCAATCATCATCAATACTCTCATCTACTTTCTGGAACATAATTATAAGATGAAAAAGATCATGaaagataaactaaaatatttgaataactTGATATTGAGGATTTTTATTCCATGTTGGGCATTGGTGCTATCgaaatattgaagaaaaaatcataaataaaaaggatatgattagtagtattttgtaaGGACACAATTAATAGAGAATTTATTTAGTACTCATGTTTAACTATGATCCACATGTAACGGATAATCTGATTTGCTATTGCATATGATGTGATTTGCATGTTACTTAGTTCTCCCTCCATTCCGCGGTAGTTAagtcatttaattttctacactcgttttagaaaaatgataataaatagttaaaatggagagaagGTAGAGTAAGAGAGATCTTATCTATggcacttactttactctctctctctattttaactatttattgtaatatttttccaaaacaagtgcagaaaatgaaatgactcaactaccgcGGAACGGTTGCGGAACGGAGAGAgagttttcaaattaaattatcacCACTCGTAGcaggacggatggagtattatagaAACGTGAATTTTTGTATAAAGTgcttttcaaataaaataaaataatagtagtatggATGTGTGGCTGCGTCTCGTACATAAATAACTTGTTAGTTACTAGTTGGGCCGAAAACATTCTTCGAGAGGGCCCTAGTTTCAGCATTTCAGCCCAAAAGTGTAGTTCGGTAAGTGAGTTTGAAATATATTGTGGATGATCAAAATGAGACCCTGTTTTATTTAGgtgtatattaaaaaatagaatccGGATTGAGTGAAAATAAAGGTggcaaagaaaatgaaaagaagatGATGAGATATCCCGATTAAATATTAAAGCATGTAAAACAACggaatgaaatagaaaaaacaaaatgaatatactAATACGTTCCAGGAGTTGTTGAACCGACTAATGGAGTTTTACGAATGTACCTATAAGCCGACGGTTCGGATCCGGACCGATTAACCTGCACCGGAGACGGCCCAATACTAACTTAACACATAGTTTGCTCTTTTGAAAGGAAATGAAACACGTTGGCATAAATCAATCCATGAGTTCTCCTAcctaattcaaattatttaagaATCATCATAAATCCCAATCTGTATCATCGCGCAACACAAATAATCAAGATCACTACATTCTTAAATTAGTTGGAATTTTAAGTTTCGATTCAAGAAATAGCGAAACCGAAGTAGAATTGGCGCAGTGGCTGCTGCAATGGCAGCTTTGATGCTCACCAGGAGATTCCACCGCAATGCCGTTCTATGCTCCTCCTATAATCTCCGCACAGATTTGTCAACCTCTTCCCACGGAATTGACGGCCCAGATTCACGATTGCCTGTCTTGATCGTCGGCGCAGGACCAGTTGGCCTTGTTCTCTCCATTCTCCTCACTAAATTAGGTTCAACATCTCcgatttttctatttctcttctattttGAAGACTTCTTTTTTATGTTGTGCTTCAAGTTATTGGACTTGTTTGATTTTCATACATCATGAGGCTCAATTGCATTTTGTCATCTGTATATATgccaaatttcaatttttatctgTTCCTTTCTAGTACTGTTTTTTTCCTGGCTAACTAGTTGATTTATAGGTTTTGCTTTGATGTCAAATTTGAGgctatttataaattataatggtGTTTGCTGGCAGGGGTTAAATGTGCAGTTTTGGAGAAAAGTTGTGGTTTCTCAAGACACCCTCAAGCTCATTTCATCAACAATCGATCCATGGAGGTTTTTTTGCATCCCCTTTTTTGTTGGGTTAATTTTGAGATATTGAGGCCTTTTGTATTGAAGTAGATGATTCGTGCCAGGTGTTTCGCAAATTAAATGGACTGGCTGATGAGATTTTGAGGCATCAACCGCCTGTAGACTTATGGAGGAAGTTTGTATACTGCACTTCGCTCACCGGCCAAGTTCTTGGTTCAGTTGACCATATGCAACCTAAAGgtgttttcttcatttctgcAGCTCTTGAATATCGAGAAAAATCTTGTTCCTTGAATCGGTTATTGAGATTCATGTTGAATGGAAGGACTCATAGCTAGTACTTATTTGATGAGCTCTATCGCCTAGCATGTATATTGTCTGTCAGACCaatcttttcccttttccctcAACGGAATTGGAATAGCATATCAACAATCTCCGTTTCTCCCATTCCTTGCCTAATTAGcagttttttaaattcttatcACGTTCACAAGCTCTGTTGTATGCAGATTTTGACAAGATTGTGAGTCCAGTTTCTGTTGCCCACTTTTCTCAGCATAAACTTACGAGGTTGCTAATTGAACAGCTCAAGCACATAGGGTTTCATGTCAGAAGAGATGGCTTTCTCAACTCTGACGACGTAAAGCTTGCAGAGCAGCAAATACTCTTGGGGCATGAATGCACTTCCATCACCACTGAAAATAGTGTAACCGTGACCGCTTCTATAACAAGGGAAGGGAAGCGTGCAGAAAAAAAGTTCCATTGTGATTTTCTTATTGGCACAGATGGTGCAAGTAGTACAGTAAGAAAACTAGTTGGAATAGACATGAGTGGTGAACATGATCTGCAAAAACTTATCAGCATACATTTTACAAGTCAGGACCTTGGACAGTATTTAATGAATGAAAGACCAGGCATGctgttttttatattcaacACTGAAGCCATCGGCGTTCTTGTTGCTCATGACCTGATGCAAGGAGAATTTGTGCTGCAGGTGCTGTATATTTCAACCCGGCTTTAGTTTTGTGCGTATTGATTATCTTGTGCTGTTATGACGCCAGTAACTTAGATTTCTGGCATATTATGTTATGCAGGTACCTTTTTATCCTCCCCAGCAAAGGTTTGAAGATTTCAGCTCAAGGGTAACTCCCTATCTCTATATCCATTTCTTCACCTGTATAGCTTGAGTTTcattataagattttaatgtaggTGGCGAGGTATTCTTGTGCTGTTAAGAGCCAGAAAATTAATCATGATAAATCAGCTGTTCTAAAGAATTCTTTGTATTGTAGATGtgtgagaaaataattttcagtCTGGTTGGTCGAGAGCTTGCAGATGTCAATGTCCTGGATGTAAAGCCTTGGGTAATGCATGCTGAAGTTGCTCAGGCGTTCTTAGCTAGTAACAACAGGGTAATTCTCGCTGGTGACGCTGCTCATCGCTTTCCCCCTGCTGGCGGCTTTGGTATGAATCTTCGgatattatactaaaattgATACCTTTAGCTAGTTACTGAAGGCCATCAGAGAGCCAGTTATTCAATCCAAGACCTTTTGCTATATTTTACAGGAATGAATACCGGAATTCAGGATGCTCATAATCTTGCCTGGAAGTTGGCTTCTGTACTCAGGGGAATAGCACCACCATCAATTCTTTCGACTTATGAAACAGAGCGTAGGCAGGTATTGTATATTCATGAGTGTAATTGTGCTAATCAGCATTTCCAGAGCAAAAATCTTACAAAACCGTTACACTTGGTACTTGTCAGATTGCTCTCTTTAACACTGACCTAAGtgtccaaaattttaaagcagCAATGGAAGTTCCTGCTGCTCTTGGTCTTGATCCAAGTATTGCTACTTCAGGTAATACATCTACAATTATGAAATGAACTTTCTCAACTGTTATTATAACTCATCAGATACCTGCACCGTTTCTCAATTCGCAGTACATCGTACCATAAATCAAAAACTTGGTTCCATCTTACCGTCTGATCTGCAAAGGGCGATTTTCAATGGAATATTTAGCATAGGCCGCATGCAGCTCTCTGGTTTTATTCTAAATGAAAACAACCCGCTTGGATCTTCGAGGCTTTCAAAACTAAGAGAGATCtttgaagaaggaaaaagCCTGCAACTCCAGTTTCCTGCTGAAGACCTAGGGTTCAGGTACTACAATGATTTGAAAGTTTACGCGATTTAGTGCTTGTGCGTGTGCCCCAATGGGTACTCCGTGATGATTTGTCTAACCATGAGATTTCACCTTAGGTATTATAAAGGGGCACTACTTTCCGATGGTGAGAGTTTTTCAAGCACGCAAGAAAAGCCAACTGGACGGAGGCGGGACTACGTACCATCCTCGGATCCTGGATCAAGGCTGCCCCATACGAACATTCAGTTATTGTCACATTCAAAAGAGGTATGCCATGCCACCTTCTCTAAATTGTGCCTGTGAAGGTTTTTAGGCAAAATACATGATTTCGTCGCAATTTTGTCAGGAAACCTGCTCTACCCTGGACCTTGTATCTGCAAACAATGTTGAATTTCTTCTTATTATATCCGCAATCGAAGAATCGTATCAACTAGCTCAGGCTGCATTCAAGGTGGCTCAGGAATTTCAACTCCCACTTAAAGTATGCATAATGTGGAAAGACAAAGCAACATATGCAGTTCTTAGCAGCAGCGAAAGGCTGCTTTCACCGTGGAAAAACTTTGTAGACGTTGTAGATGCTAAAACTTGTCCTGGTTTACCATCATGGTGGGATCTCTGTCAGATGACGAATAAAGGAGCTATTCTAGTGAGGCCAGATGAACACGTAGCATGGCGCACAAAGTCGGGGATCGAGGGTGATCCTGTTTCAGAGCTCAAGAAAGTTTTCTCAGCTATACTGAGATTAGATTCATGATGCAATAGAGGCAAGGTTTAGGTTAgagaaacaattttttctatttatcttTTCATCAGATATGTACCTTTAAGCTACCCATTCtgttaaaaatagaaataaaacacAATACAGACTTTTGTTTATGAATGAATATACAGATTTTGAAGGTCGCAACATTAACCATTCTACAACTAGGTCAATACACGCACACAACACGACTTTAGTAACACTAAACAAAGTCTTTATCCAGATTGcttcatattaaatttataattactgCTGTAATTGATCCCAGAACAGCACCAGCAGCAACCTGAAGTTAAACAATgaacacaaaaaaatgaacaacataattaataaagcaaTAAAGAGAGACTGTTTTCTTGTATCTATAATCTACAATCGAGTATTTGGTCATGTTCTAAGGTTTCACGCAATAAATTGATCGTTGGTCTATGCAGATTGCGCAAGCAGAGCGTGGACATGGAAGTTCGAAGATGGATGGAGCAGAATTTagtagaaaaacaaaaagtgTATTCATCCAGATGAGATTGAGAGATGGTTCTTCGAATAACTAAAAACATCTATTCGAACCTGAGTAGGCGTGTGACCGAGAAGTTCGCGAAGAGGCATGCTCTCAGCAAGAGGGTGCTCAGCTGGAAGTTCACATAAAATCTGATTCAATACCTGCCAGATATATAGCTCATTAGAAACTTTGTGGTTGTATTTAAACTGTAGTTGTTGCCCTTTGTTACATTATATTTATCACATTTGGGGTGTAATTGATGAAGTAGCGTGTGCATTTGTGCAAAAAAACATCATACGAACCTCTGCTTGACGTCCGGCATGTAATCTTACACCAGTTGCATCATACATCACCTGTCGAAAGTACATACAATATACGGAAGCTTAGAACAAAGCCTGTAAGTCGATTGTGCAAGTAAAAGCATAAGTCGAAGCCCGGGCATGAGGAAAACTAGGAGTTAGTATAAGATCTAAGTTCTATTAggagtaatttataaatgaacTTCTAAACTTTGATTCT
The genomic region above belongs to Salvia hispanica cultivar TCC Black 2014 chromosome 3, UniMelb_Shisp_WGS_1.0, whole genome shotgun sequence and contains:
- the LOC125215265 gene encoding putative polyketide hydroxylase isoform X1 produces the protein MAALMLTRRFHRNAVLCSSYNLRTDLSTSSHGIDGPDSRLPVLIVGAGPVGLVLSILLTKLGVKCAVLEKSCGFSRHPQAHFINNRSMEVFRKLNGLADEILRHQPPVDLWRKFVYCTSLTGQVLGSVDHMQPKDFDKIVSPVSVAHFSQHKLTRLLIEQLKHIGFHVRRDGFLNSDDVKLAEQQILLGHECTSITTENSVTVTASITREGKRAEKKFHCDFLIGTDGASSTVRKLVGIDMSGEHDLQKLISIHFTSQDLGQYLMNERPGMLFFIFNTEAIGVLVAHDLMQGEFVLQVPFYPPQQRFEDFSSRMCEKIIFSLVGRELADVNVLDVKPWVMHAEVAQAFLASNNRVILAGDAAHRFPPAGGFGMNTGIQDAHNLAWKLASVLRGIAPPSILSTYETERRQIALFNTDLSVQNFKAAMEVPAALGLDPSIATSVHRTINQKLGSILPSDLQRAIFNGIFSIGRMQLSGFILNENNPLGSSRLSKLREIFEEGKSLQLQFPAEDLGFRYYKGALLSDGESFSSTQEKPTGRRRDYVPSSDPGSRLPHTNIQLLSHSKEETCSTLDLVSANNVEFLLIISAIEESYQLAQAAFKVAQEFQLPLKVCIMWKDKATYAVLSSSERLLSPWKNFVDVVDAKTCPGLPSWWDLCQMTNKGAILVRPDEHVAWRTKSGIEGDPVSELKKVFSAILRLDS
- the LOC125215265 gene encoding putative polyketide hydroxylase isoform X2; this translates as MAALMLTRRFHRNAVLCSSYNLRTDLSTSSHGIDGPDSRLPVLIVGAGPVGLVLSILLTKLGVKCAVLEKSCGFSRHPQAHFINNRSMEVFRKLNGLADEILRHQPPVDLWRKFVYCTSLTGQVLGSVDHMQPKDFDKILKHIGFHVRRDGFLNSDDVKLAEQQILLGHECTSITTENSVTVTASITREGKRAEKKFHCDFLIGTDGASSTVRKLVGIDMSGEHDLQKLISIHFTSQDLGQYLMNERPGMLFFIFNTEAIGVLVAHDLMQGEFVLQVPFYPPQQRFEDFSSRMCEKIIFSLVGRELADVNVLDVKPWVMHAEVAQAFLASNNRVILAGDAAHRFPPAGGFGMNTGIQDAHNLAWKLASVLRGIAPPSILSTYETERRQIALFNTDLSVQNFKAAMEVPAALGLDPSIATSVHRTINQKLGSILPSDLQRAIFNGIFSIGRMQLSGFILNENNPLGSSRLSKLREIFEEGKSLQLQFPAEDLGFRYYKGALLSDGESFSSTQEKPTGRRRDYVPSSDPGSRLPHTNIQLLSHSKEETCSTLDLVSANNVEFLLIISAIEESYQLAQAAFKVAQEFQLPLKVCIMWKDKATYAVLSSSERLLSPWKNFVDVVDAKTCPGLPSWWDLCQMTNKGAILVRPDEHVAWRTKSGIEGDPVSELKKVFSAILRLDS